One window from the genome of Mesorhizobium loti encodes:
- a CDS encoding nucleotide sugar epimerase/dehydrogenase — protein sequence MQETTLVTLNAPLVLLTGAAGWLGGRVAAALTTGLPEAGLLARGGFRVRAFVPAGEDVSQLRDQGLDIVTGDIRDMESVRAFVAGAEGAVLIHLAGIIHPKTVAQFEAINTQGTINLVTAAQKAGVRRAVVMSSNSPIGCNPHPDHRFTEESPYNPYMGYGRSKMQMEKALRAELAAGSPMEVVIVRAPWFYGPNQPQRQTLFFKMVKDGKFPIVGSGRNRRSMGYTDNLAQGILLAAVHERAVGEIFWLADETPYTMKEIVEVAGMVLHEDFGMTVKPNKFHLPDILGDVATIVDATLQYAGVYHQKIHVLSEMNKTIACDITKARKVLGYAPTIALREGMRRSVDWCMKNGQAF from the coding sequence ATGCAAGAGACGACCTTAGTAACCCTGAATGCGCCCCTCGTACTCCTGACTGGAGCTGCCGGCTGGTTGGGCGGGCGCGTCGCGGCGGCGCTGACGACGGGTTTGCCGGAAGCAGGACTTCTCGCACGCGGCGGCTTCCGGGTAAGGGCGTTCGTTCCTGCGGGAGAAGACGTATCGCAGCTGCGCGACCAGGGCCTGGATATCGTGACAGGCGATATCCGGGACATGGAATCTGTCCGCGCATTCGTGGCTGGTGCCGAGGGCGCCGTATTGATCCACCTGGCCGGCATCATTCATCCCAAAACGGTTGCCCAATTTGAAGCCATCAACACACAGGGCACGATCAATCTGGTTACGGCAGCGCAAAAGGCAGGTGTGAGGCGCGCGGTCGTCATGTCATCGAATTCGCCGATAGGCTGCAATCCGCACCCGGACCACAGATTCACGGAGGAAAGCCCCTATAACCCCTACATGGGATATGGCCGTTCCAAGATGCAGATGGAAAAGGCACTGCGTGCGGAACTTGCTGCTGGCAGCCCGATGGAAGTCGTCATCGTCCGCGCGCCCTGGTTTTACGGTCCCAACCAGCCTCAAAGGCAAACGCTCTTTTTTAAGATGGTCAAGGATGGCAAGTTTCCAATTGTTGGATCGGGGCGGAACCGCCGCTCGATGGGCTACACTGACAACCTGGCGCAGGGCATTCTTCTTGCCGCAGTTCACGAGCGGGCGGTAGGAGAGATATTCTGGCTTGCAGACGAGACGCCGTACACCATGAAAGAAATTGTCGAGGTCGCCGGCATGGTCCTGCACGAAGATTTCGGCATGACGGTCAAGCCCAACAAGTTCCATCTGCCGGACATCCTCGGCGACGTCGCAACGATAGTTGATGCGACTCTCCAGTATGCCGGCGTCTATCACCAGAAAATCCATGTGCTGTCCGAAATGAACAAGACAATTGCCTGCGATATCACCAAAGCCAGAAAAGTGCTCGGTTACGCGCCCACAATCGCCTTGCGCGAAGGCATGCGACGTTCGGTCGATTGGTGCATGAAGAACGGTCAGGCATTTTAA
- a CDS encoding Nodulation protein NoeC translates to MKLYKPDLGDEMMMLDLDGFDRQLPLVCDLDGTLIRSDTFHESFFEAFFHSPQHLLRTFPSWFKGRAALKETLANVCSIEPRALPYRAEMLELMRGAKADGREIYLVTAADQSIADSIICHLGGFAGAKGSDGSLNLKSRNKLKWLQASFPEGFIYAGDSAADLPIWEAASGAVLVGNGVKYASQLRKAGVEVRAISPENTNPVKDWLFELRVHQWSKNVLIFVPLFLGHIAGDLHAVLRTIVAFVAFGLIASATYIINDLADLEADRAHATKRFRAIAAGRISVINGFLASIFMLGAGIGVALLLHPQFALAVAAYLVLTLAYSFRLKRYALLDVTVIGALFTLRIVMGQVLNDLAFSPWLLSFSAMFFFSLSLAKRHVEAMRACSKGRDAIKGRGYLPDDWPLTLGYGLASASASIVIMLLFIALEARATQEYHNPAWLYVAPAGVFMWLQRIWLLSHRMGLHDDPIVFALKDKTSLLIGAIIALAFALAV, encoded by the coding sequence ATGAAGCTGTACAAACCTGATTTAGGGGATGAGATGATGATGCTTGATCTGGACGGCTTTGACCGTCAGTTGCCCCTGGTTTGTGACTTGGATGGCACTCTGATAAGATCAGATACTTTCCACGAGAGCTTCTTTGAAGCCTTCTTTCATTCGCCACAGCACCTGCTTCGCACTTTTCCAAGTTGGTTCAAGGGCCGCGCGGCGTTGAAGGAAACGCTGGCAAACGTTTGTTCGATTGAGCCGCGGGCGCTTCCCTATCGTGCAGAGATGTTGGAATTGATGCGTGGCGCGAAAGCTGACGGGCGTGAAATTTATCTCGTTACGGCAGCGGATCAGAGCATAGCGGATAGTATCATTTGTCACCTTGGCGGCTTCGCCGGCGCGAAGGGAAGTGATGGGTCTTTGAACCTGAAGAGCCGCAACAAGTTGAAATGGCTTCAGGCTAGCTTCCCAGAGGGATTCATCTATGCGGGCGACAGTGCCGCCGACCTGCCAATCTGGGAGGCGGCTTCCGGAGCGGTTTTGGTTGGCAACGGAGTGAAATACGCAAGCCAGCTCCGTAAAGCTGGCGTTGAGGTCAGGGCGATCAGTCCTGAAAATACCAATCCGGTGAAGGACTGGCTGTTTGAACTCCGGGTACACCAGTGGTCAAAAAATGTGCTGATTTTCGTTCCACTGTTTCTCGGCCATATTGCGGGCGATTTGCATGCAGTGCTGAGGACAATAGTCGCCTTTGTTGCTTTCGGCCTGATTGCTTCGGCAACCTATATCATCAACGATCTGGCTGATTTGGAGGCGGACCGGGCGCATGCGACCAAGCGCTTCCGGGCGATTGCTGCAGGCAGAATAAGCGTTATAAACGGCTTTTTGGCGAGCATTTTTATGCTGGGTGCGGGCATTGGGGTGGCCTTACTTTTGCACCCTCAATTCGCACTGGCTGTCGCAGCCTATCTGGTGCTGACGCTGGCCTATTCATTCCGCTTGAAGCGTTACGCGTTACTCGATGTGACGGTCATCGGAGCGTTGTTCACACTGAGGATTGTCATGGGTCAGGTGCTGAATGATCTGGCATTCTCGCCTTGGCTCTTGTCCTTTTCAGCCATGTTCTTCTTCTCGCTGTCTCTGGCAAAGCGTCATGTGGAAGCAATGCGCGCGTGCTCAAAGGGGAGGGACGCCATCAAAGGTCGCGGATACTTGCCTGACGATTGGCCGCTCACCTTGGGCTATGGCCTTGCTTCCGCCTCGGCTTCGATCGTCATCATGCTGCTTTTCATCGCGCTCGAAGCCAGAGCCACCCAAGAATATCACAATCCAGCATGGCTCTATGTTGCGCCGGCGGGCGTGTTCATGTGGCTGCAAAGGATATGGCTCCTGAGTCATCGCATGGGTTTGCACGACGATCCTATTGTCTTTGCGCTCAAGGACAAGACCAGCTTGTTGATCGGCGCCATCATCGCATTGGCGTTTGCGTTGGCTGTGTAA
- a CDS encoding Uncharacterized conserved protein UCP033271: MKIVYVVGTCDTKGSELRYLRDLIRDAGCDVVLVDVSVSEFHSEASDVDVQPAEVARCHPNPLKAEELKDRGKAVAAMSQALVEYIRSRPDVDGIIGAGGSGGTALIAPAMRALPIGVPKVLVSTVASGNVAPYVGPTDISMMYSVTDVSGLNRISRVVLANAAHSIAGMVLKQVGAAADERPAIGLTMFGVTTPCVQAVTRALEANFDCLVFHATGTGGQSFEKLADSGLLVGGIDVSTTEVCDYLVGGVFPCTPDRFGAFARTKLPYVGSCGALDMVNFGAMETVPSQFRSRRLHVHNPQVTLMRTNPEECSRIGEWIGERLNLCEGPVRFLIPELGVSAIDAPGQPFHDPEADAVLFAALERTLRCTDKRQLARVPLHINDPQFADLLVTNLKEAFREH, translated from the coding sequence ATGAAAATTGTCTATGTGGTTGGGACCTGCGATACAAAGGGCAGCGAGCTGCGCTATCTCCGCGATCTTATCCGGGATGCAGGGTGCGACGTCGTTCTGGTCGACGTTTCGGTGTCGGAGTTTCACAGCGAAGCTTCGGATGTCGATGTCCAGCCGGCGGAGGTGGCGCGCTGCCATCCGAACCCGCTGAAGGCCGAGGAGCTCAAGGACCGGGGCAAGGCAGTCGCCGCTATGTCGCAGGCCTTGGTGGAGTACATCCGATCACGCCCGGACGTCGACGGCATCATCGGTGCGGGCGGCTCGGGAGGAACTGCCTTGATCGCGCCAGCAATGCGCGCTCTCCCGATCGGCGTTCCGAAGGTGCTTGTTTCGACCGTCGCCTCCGGCAATGTCGCCCCTTATGTGGGGCCAACCGACATCAGCATGATGTATTCAGTGACCGACGTGTCGGGACTCAACCGCATCTCGCGGGTGGTCCTCGCCAACGCGGCCCATTCCATTGCCGGGATGGTACTCAAGCAGGTCGGCGCCGCAGCCGACGAGAGGCCCGCAATCGGCCTGACAATGTTTGGTGTCACGACGCCCTGTGTCCAGGCGGTAACACGGGCGTTGGAGGCAAACTTCGACTGCCTGGTGTTTCATGCTACCGGAACAGGTGGGCAGTCCTTTGAGAAGCTCGCGGACTCTGGCCTGCTGGTCGGGGGGATTGATGTGTCTACCACCGAGGTCTGCGACTATCTGGTAGGAGGCGTTTTCCCCTGTACGCCCGATCGCTTCGGGGCCTTCGCGCGGACCAAACTGCCTTATGTGGGCTCCTGCGGCGCGCTCGACATGGTCAATTTCGGGGCGATGGAAACGGTTCCGAGCCAATTTCGCTCGCGCCGACTGCACGTGCACAATCCCCAGGTCACGCTGATGCGAACGAACCCGGAGGAGTGCAGCAGGATCGGTGAATGGATCGGCGAGCGACTGAACCTCTGTGAGGGGCCGGTACGCTTTCTCATTCCGGAGCTGGGCGTCTCGGCGATCGATGCGCCCGGTCAGCCCTTCCACGATCCCGAAGCCGACGCTGTCCTGTTCGCAGCGCTTGAACGCACACTCCGCTGCACCGACAAGCGACAGCTGGCGCGCGTTCCCCTTCACATAAACGATCCGCAATTCGCGGACCTCCTTGTCACAAACCTTAAAGAGGCTTTTCGTGAGCACTGA